The following proteins are co-located in the Larimichthys crocea isolate SSNF chromosome XXIV, L_crocea_2.0, whole genome shotgun sequence genome:
- the cfap99 gene encoding cilia- and flagella-associated protein 99: MTSNYGSLVKEACVLLDKFSAGRQCLDDFIEDVSKDLQDMNTLHKKFILDVVSGCTEYKKLLDVVISVFYGQNGKCLSGRDRSQFVIICYLATFALDDIGLQCFSTVVKSLDIKKMHMFLTFFFTNLTTWIQEGWNNIYDAAYVEKQWIGPLLRWRPEIDILLEQLAVKISHGSQVKKAPIKTTKPREFSLTKPKSPTVPKPELIPQQEKCKPVPNSTYKAPKELKNMEKIKQQNQKKTEELLYEANMKQFRCVNPHKSEHTKKVMSQIKEDLDSKLKFNSFHASGSSSINKTNSWPIKLNSAAILRQGALYDRQVEEELQRVERLVEGTREPSSFLQWQKEMREKDLQEELAMIERRRLEGRISYEKAAIARTHLMERNQRTAQLQIEETAQLMRRYAEKRLQEEKEMRDLVQQVAEGHKNSKAAKEKLLKFKQSIAKEVSEQSRELLRQALEEAQAELSRRFEIIYEIRAIESLPHIRIRNFDHTETAGHELLGEMSLAELKERLALLREAQQTEQQEKREHILEEKQYKKQLLLEQLDTIDLHRRVLAQAAAIRKEESRARQSFQQAVTQDETVLALQRTLEEKKQERQRLKQIKSKKAKTCEQTAAHTVRNTETHNNKILKEKSWEELELSLQHHIQQKDAPYVVSPTETLQT, encoded by the exons ATGACATCAAACTATGGATCGCTTGTCAAGGAGGCCTGTGTGCTGCTCGATAAGTTCAGCGCTGGCAGACAGTGTTTGGATGACTTCATTGAAGATGTTTCAAAGGATCTGCAG GACATGAATACTCTGCATAAGAAGTTCATACTTGATGTTGTTTCTGGATGTACTGAGTACAAAAAGTTACTGGACGTAGTTATCAGTGTCTTTTATGGACAGAATGGGAAATGCTTATCCGGACGTGATCGCAGCCAGTTTGTCA TCATCTGTTACCTCGCCACATTTGCTCTTGATGACATTGGACTTCAGTGTTTCAGCACCGTCGTCAAATCACTGGACATAAAGAAGATGCACATG TTCCTGACTTTCTTCTTCACAAACCTCACCACATGGATACAAGAGGGGTGGAATAATATATATGATGCTGCCTATGTGGAGAAACAGTGGATTGGCCCTCTACTGAG ATGGCGCCCTGAAATCGACATTCTCTTGGAGCAGCTTGCTGTCAAAATATCTCATGGGAGTCAGGTCAAGAAAGCTCCAATTAAAACCACCAAGCCCCGGGAGTTCTCGCTCACCAAACCTAAATCACCAACCGTGCCTAAGCCTGAGCTCATTCCACAGCAGGAAAAATGCAAACCA GTACCAAATAGTACATACAAGGCTCCAAAAGAGTTGAAGAACATGGAGAAGATCAAACAACAGAACCAGAAAAAGACTGAG GAACTGCTGTACGAGGCAAATATGAAACAGTTCAGATGTGTAAATCCACACAAGTCTGAACACACCAAG AAGGTGATGTCTCAGATTAAGGAGGATCTGGATTCAAAACTcaaatttaattcatttcatgCCTCTGGGTCATCTTCCATTAATAAG actAACAGCTGGCCCATCAAGCTTAACAGTGCAGCAATCCTGAGGCAGGGGGCACTATATGACCgtcaggtggaggaggagctgcagag AGTGGAGCGTCTGGTGGAGGGGACGCGTGAGCCATCGTCTTTTCTACAGTGGCAGAAGGAAATGCGTGAGAAGgacctgcaggaggagctggccATGATTGAGCGCAGGCGCTTGGAGGGACGCATCAGTTATGAGAAGGCAGCTATCGCCCGCACACACTTAATGGAACGCAACCAGAGGACTGCTCAGCTGCAGATAGAGGAG ACAGCCCAGCTGATGCGGAGATACGCTGAGAAGAGATtgcaggaggaaaaagaaatgagagacTTGGTTCAACAAGTGGCAGAAGGCCACAAGAACTCAAAGGCAGCTAAAGAGAAGCTGCTGAAATTCAAGCAAAGCATAG CGAAAGAAGTCTCAGAGCAGAGTCGAGAGCTCCTTCGTCAAGCACTAGAAGAGGCACAGGCAGAGCTCAGCAGGAGATTTGAAATCATCTATGAAATCCGTGCCATCGAATCGCTACCTCATATTAGGATCAGGAATTTTGACCACACCGAG ACTGCAGGCCACGAGCTGCTGGGAGAGATGTCCCTGGCTGAACTGAAGGAGCGGCTGGCCCTCCTGCGGGAGGCACagcaaacagagcagcaggagaaacGGGAGCACATCCTGGAGGAGAAGCAGTACAAGAAGCAGCTGCTGTTGGAGCAGCTGGACACCATCGACCTCCACAGGAGAGTGCTGGCACAGGCTGCTGCCATCAG gaaagaggagagcagagcCAGGCAGAGTTTTCAGCAGGCAGTGACTCAGGATGAGACAGTTTTGGCTCTGCAGAGAACGCTcgaagagaaaaaacaagagcGCCAAAGACTGAAGCAAATTAAAAGCAAGAAGGCCAAAACCTGtgaacagacagcagcacacacggtcagaaacacagagacacacaacaat